GAGACCGCGGACCGCGGCTGCTCGGCGGCGAACGAGCACGAGAGGATGGTCTACCACAACCAGATCTACATCCAGCAGCCGCAGACGGCGAACAGGCCGATGCCGATCCGAAGCATGTCGCTGAGAGAGAGGAGGCACGTCGAGAACTCGCAGTCGCCGATACCCAGAAGCCAGAGCGGCAGGTGCGAGGTGCAAATCGCCGGCCATCAACACGCGAACCATAATATCCATCAGACCGGCAGGCACACGCCGTCCCTGGCGCCCAGCCCCTGCAGCAGACATCAACAGCTACCACCGAGCCCCTGCTGGGAGTCCAGCTCTCAGGAAAGCGGATCCAGCATCCACTACTACAACCCACAGGTGATTGGCAATGACCTTTCGACGGTGAACTTTGGCTGCCTCGTTATAGACGCTTCGCTTTTCCGTTTCGTTCACTCTTTCTATTTCGAACTCTTCTGTTCTTTCTAATTTCTATTTCGACCAATGTGCAATCTGGTTAGTTGAACCATGAACGCATTggataatagattatttacagTATTACGAAAGAGACTTGTGAAAGTAAGAGACGCTCGTTTCCGTCGTTCACAGGAAGCGCTCTGCGGCCTCAGGCAGGAGACGCCTCCGCGGGACCTGCTGCGAACGCCTTGCACGTCCCCGTCGACGCCTCACAATCTCCAAAACACAGTGCCTCAGAACTGGAGCTCTTCCTCTCACCTGGGCTCCACCGGCAGGTCAAGGGGTTCCGCGAAGAAGGTGCCGCCGGAAGTACCGAAGAGGACGTCTTCCATCACCTCCAGGTCCATGGAGCCTCGCCACAACGGGCTCAGCAAAAGCGTCGAGAACGGCAGCCTGAGCTCCGTCCAGAGCTCCGGCAGCGATTCCACTAATTGCGAGAGCTCCGAGGGCGATGCCCAAAGAGGATCGCCTGTTTGGAAACACAAAGGAATAGTGAGTGccgctttcttcctttcttcgtcCTCGAAAAGGCTTTCCTACCGGCGATTCGACGGTTATCCGAATCGCGATTCCAGTTTTACCGCTGCGGCGTTTCGCTTGTGCAGAGATTTCATTGTAAATTCGAATGTCGCGTTGCAGTCGAGTTCCCCGGAACACCAGGACTGCGCCGGCCACGCGACAGACTCGACCGCCATGATAAACAGCGTGAAGGACCTCGGTCATTCGCACGCCAGCTCGAGTTACCAGCTGCCGCTGATGGACCATGCCGAAACGATGCCCCAGACCAGCTACAAGGTCTCCGAAACGGTTAGGAAACGTCAGTACAGAGTCGGCCTAAATCTGTTCAACAAGAAACCGGAGAGGGGAATCAGTTACCTGATCAGGAGAGGCTTCTTAGAGAACAGTCCTCAGGGTGTCGCTAGATTCTTGATCAGCAGAAAGGGATTGTCCAAGCAGATGATCGGAGAGTACCTAGGAAACCTGCAGAACACCTTCAACATGGCTGTGCTAGAGTGAGTACCTTCTGCCTCCCTTTAACCGCAACGTCCGATCGAACGTTTATTCCCATTTATTTTCCACTGTCTTCCTTGATTGCCCACAGATGCTTCTCCCAAGAACTGGACCTCTCTGGCATGCAAGTGGACGTGGCCTTGAGGAAGTTCCAAGCGTACTTCAGGATGCCGGGCGAGGCCCAGAAAATAGAGCGACTGATGGAAGTGTTCAGTCAGCGGTACTGTCAATGTAACCACGACGTGGTGACCAGACTGCGGTCACCGGACACGGTCTTCGTCCTAGCGTTCGCCATCATCATGTTGAACACCGACCTGCACACGCCTAACTTGAAGCCTGAACGTAGAATGAGGCTGGAAGATTTCGTGAAGAATCTCAGGGGCATCGACGACTGCGGAGACATCGACAAGGATATCTTGGTCGGCATTTACGAGAGAGTGAAGGAGAACGAGTTCAAACCCGGCTCGGACCACGTGTCCCAAGTAATGAAAGTCCAAGCGACCATCGTTGGGAAGAAGCCCAACATGGCCTTGCCGCATAGGAGATTAGTTTGTTACTGTAGGCTCTACGAAATTCCCGACATTCACAAGAAAGAGAGGCCCGGCGTGCACCAGAGGGAGGTGTTCCTGTTTAACGACCTCCTCGTcgtcacgaaaatcttgagcAAAAAGAAGAATAGCGTCACCTACACCTTCAGACAGAGCTTCCCCCTTTGCGGAATGGTCGTTACGCTGTTTGAAGTTCCTCGTGAGTTTCACGTCCAATTTAATGCATTGTTAAGTTTCTTATTCTCTTTGGAATCACAGTTGCAGAGGGTAAAGAATCGTTGTCGCTggaacgaaatattatttatcgtttgAAACCTCTTCTGTGCTTCTGCTTCGATATCAATCCGATTCCGTTTGTTGCGCCAGATTATCCGTATGGGATTAGACTCTCGCAACGCGTAGACGGCAAAGTGTTGGTCACGTTCAACGCAAGGAACGAGCACGACAGATGCAAGTTTGTGGAAGACCTCAGGGAATCCATCAGCGAGATGGACGAGATGGAGACCTTACGGATTGAGACGGAACTGGAACGACAGAAGAGCAGCAGAAGCGCCAGAGGCGGCGCAGAGAATAGAGACTCCGGAGTGGCGGATGTCGAGATATGTCCTTGCCCGGGGCCTTGCTCCGACAGGTCCGAGACCATCGATATGGACACGCAGCTGAAACGCTCGGCGCTTAGCAATTCCCTTCTTGACATACACGAACAATGTGCGTAGACGTATTTCTTTGTCACCGTATTACAATATCCTATGAGTCAGTTCAGTTTGCTCGATAAGCGCGTTGCTACACCTGACACAAGGTTGCGTAACCGAAAAGACTCGGCGGTGTTAttgtgaaaattatttctatttctaacgTAAACGTTCTTTGCGGTCATTAGAGAACAGACTCGCTTGTTGTTTTTGAAATTCAAGTATGGATAAGCACCGTGTTATCTTGATTGGACACGATAAAGCAACGTTTTTTTCGTCTGTTCACAGTCGCTGGTGAAAAACCGCAACGCCGTGGAAGCGTGGGCTCGTTAGATAGTGGTATGTCGATTTCTTTTCAATCTACATCTGCCAGCTCAATGAGCCAAGGCATTAAGCATCCTGGACAAGTTCATCCTATTCATCCAGGGTCTACTATCCCTGGTGGTGCTAAGGGACTGGCTCAGCAGCCATCTTTTTTAGGGGGTCTGTTCGCCAAACGGGAACGAAAGCTATCGCAATCGGAGGAATCCGGGCCCTACAGTCGCACCACGGAGGTATAATATATCCTTCCGATGGTACCTAACGAATGGGATCTCTCGCTGTACATTCGGTTCCCTTCTAGTACGTTTCATGATCCCCTCAAACAATTTCCACGCGCAGTGCACACCGTTTGTAATAACGTACTGAACGCTTCAGGAATGTACCAGTCGTGTGGAACGGAAGATGATTTAACGTTTTCCGTAGTTTGTACGGCATGTTTTATAACTTGTGGACGAGACATCTGACTTTTAAGCTCTTACGAATCACGAGTCATCTTCGTTAGTGGATCGCGTGCTAAATCGACAGCTTTCCACACGCTATAAAATACTCTGTGcacgtgaaatgaaattttattgtgtCCCTAAGACTCGAATGCATACCGAAAAGAACATGTGTACGTATATTATTCAACTTCGCAGAAGATAGTAGAAATTTCTTTGTATATCTTTACGATAAAATAGTACCGATGCACTTCCGATTAAGGAAAAGGTTTACGAAAGAAATAATCGAGATTACTCTAGACTTTACTCCATCTCTCGTAACAGAGGTACATTAACGTAGTAAATTTCCCAGCTGGAAGCACAATTTCTCTTAAAGTTACGAGTAGTACGTCTTACGTGTTCGACACATTATTACAGCTGATGTGCACGGGCCAGAGATGGGCAAATTCGGAATATATTATAAggaataataaaggaaatatgaaTAACCAGTTTTTGCTCCGCTCAGAGT
This is a stretch of genomic DNA from Nomia melanderi isolate GNS246 chromosome 1, iyNomMela1, whole genome shotgun sequence. It encodes these proteins:
- the siz gene encoding brefeldin-resistant Arf-GEF family protein schizo isoform X8 — encoded protein: MERPSQHSSNAGQVHSVGMHGVYSSGSQTSLTTSYITGQSYVQNQSYAHGPYTPSPSVRVYSHAGYSQPQSYGTMVQGYGGQPQPAYQQNHLKKGPVRNGDVLKRCRLQTAYELSQDLLDKQIEMLERKYGGVKARNAALTIQRAFRRYTLLKKFAAITAMAKAEKRLSRKLQETADRGCSAANEHERMVYHNQIYIQQPQTANRPMPIRSMSLRERRHVENSQSPIPRSQSGRCEVQIAGHQHANHNIHQTGRHTPSLAPSPCSRHQQLPPSPCWESSSQESGSSIHYYNPQEALCGLRQETPPRDLLRTPCTSPSTPHNLQNTVPQNWSSSSHLGSTGRSRGSAKKVPPEVPKRTSSITSRSMEPRHNGLSKSVENGSLSSVQSSGSDSTNCESSEGDAQRGSPVWKHKGISSSPEHQDCAGHATDSTAMINSVKDLGHSHASSSYQLPLMDHAETMPQTSYKVSETVRKRQYRVGLNLFNKKPERGISYLIRRGFLENSPQGVARFLISRKGLSKQMIGEYLGNLQNTFNMAVLECFSQELDLSGMQVDVALRKFQAYFRMPGEAQKIERLMEVFSQRYCQCNHDVVTRLRSPDTVFVLAFAIIMLNTDLHTPNLKPERRMRLEDFVKNLRGIDDCGDIDKDILVGIYERVKENEFKPGSDHVSQVMKVQATIVGKKPNMALPHRRLVCYCRLYEIPDIHKKERPGVHQREVFLFNDLLVVTKILSKKKNSVTYTFRQSFPLCGMVVTLFEVPHYPYGIRLSQRVDGKVLVTFNARNEHDRCKFVEDLRESISEMDEMETLRIETELERQKSSRSARGGAENRDSGVADVEICPCPGPCSDRSETIDMDTQLKRSALSNSLLDIHEQFAGEKPQRRGSVGSLDSGMSISFQSTSASSMSQGIKHPGQVHPIHPGSTIPGGAKGLAQQPSFLGGLFAKRERKLSQSEESGPYSRTTEV
- the siz gene encoding brefeldin-resistant Arf-GEF family protein schizo isoform X2; this translates as MIEPRSDRVPATQTKHHCYQVIRTTRVHQSSRSSRMVTVQEKVIRSRLQLGYSTPTNFINRFPSKMERPSQHSSNAGQVHSVGMHGVYSSGSQTSLTTSYITGQSYVQNQSYAHGPYTPSPSVRVYSHAGYSQPQSYGTMVQGYGGQPQPAYQQNHLKKGPVRNGDVLKRCRLQTAYELSQDLLDKQIEMLERKYGGVKARNAALTIQRAFRRYTLLKKFAAITAMAKAEKRLSRKLQETADRGCSAANEHERMVYHNQIYIQQPQTANRPMPIRSMSLRERRHVENSQSPIPRSQSGRCEVQIAGHQHANHNIHQTGRHTPSLAPSPCSRHQQLPPSPCWESSSQESGSSIHYYNPQEALCGLRQETPPRDLLRTPCTSPSTPHNLQNTVPQNWSSSSHLGSTGRSRGSAKKVPPEVPKRTSSITSRSMEPRHNGLSKSVENGSLSSVQSSGSDSTNCESSEGDAQRGSPVWKHKGISSSPEHQDCAGHATDSTAMINSVKDLGHSHASSSYQLPLMDHAETMPQTSYKVSETVRKRQYRVGLNLFNKKPERGISYLIRRGFLENSPQGVARFLISRKGLSKQMIGEYLGNLQNTFNMAVLECFSQELDLSGMQVDVALRKFQAYFRMPGEAQKIERLMEVFSQRYCQCNHDVVTRLRSPDTVFVLAFAIIMLNTDLHTPNLKPERRMRLEDFVKNLRGIDDCGDIDKDILVGIYERVKENEFKPGSDHVSQVMKVQATIVGKKPNMALPHRRLVCYCRLYEIPDIHKKERPGVHQREVFLFNDLLVVTKILSKKKNSVTYTFRQSFPLCGMVVTLFEVPHYPYGIRLSQRVDGKVLVTFNARNEHDRCKFVEDLRESISEMDEMETLRIETELERQKSSRSARGGAENRDSGVADVEICPCPGPCSDRSETIDMDTQLKRSALSNSLLDIHEQFAGEKPQRRGSVGSLDSGMSISFQSTSASSMSQGIKHPGQVHPIHPGSTIPGGAKGLAQQPSFLGGLFAKRERKLSQSEESGPYSRTTEV
- the siz gene encoding brefeldin-resistant Arf-GEF family protein schizo isoform X3, producing MSTVLGSVGDPAGLLDPDVETILEEKNQLISRQYAEIERLQRELNEVIGERDALLCEVSKFKFEREMTDLKRLHDDSFPSKMERPSQHSSNAGQVHSVGMHGVYSSGSQTSLTTSYITGQSYVQNQSYAHGPYTPSPSVRVYSHAGYSQPQSYGTMVQGYGGQPQPAYQQNHLKKGPVRNGDVLKRCRLQTAYELSQDLLDKQIEMLERKYGGVKARNAALTIQRAFRRYTLLKKFAAITAMAKAEKRLSRKLQETADRGCSAANEHERMVYHNQIYIQQPQTANRPMPIRSMSLRERRHVENSQSPIPRSQSGRCEVQIAGHQHANHNIHQTGRHTPSLAPSPCSRHQQLPPSPCWESSSQESGSSIHYYNPQEALCGLRQETPPRDLLRTPCTSPSTPHNLQNTVPQNWSSSSHLGSTGRSRGSAKKVPPEVPKRTSSITSRSMEPRHNGLSKSVENGSLSSVQSSGSDSTNCESSEGDAQRGSPVWKHKGISSSPEHQDCAGHATDSTAMINSVKDLGHSHASSSYQLPLMDHAETMPQTSYKVSETVRKRQYRVGLNLFNKKPERGISYLIRRGFLENSPQGVARFLISRKGLSKQMIGEYLGNLQNTFNMAVLECFSQELDLSGMQVDVALRKFQAYFRMPGEAQKIERLMEVFSQRYCQCNHDVVTRLRSPDTVFVLAFAIIMLNTDLHTPNLKPERRMRLEDFVKNLRGIDDCGDIDKDILVGIYERVKENEFKPGSDHVSQVMKVQATIVGKKPNMALPHRRLVCYCRLYEIPDIHKKERPGVHQREVFLFNDLLVVTKILSKKKNSVTYTFRQSFPLCGMVVTLFEVPHYPYGIRLSQRVDGKVLVTFNARNEHDRCKFVEDLRESISEMDEMETLRIETELERQKSSRSARGGAENRDSGVADVEICPCPGPCSDRSETIDMDTQLKRSALSNSLLDIHEQFAGEKPQRRGSVGSLDSGSTIPGGAKGLAQQPSFLGGLFAKRERKLSQSEESGPYSRTTEV
- the siz gene encoding brefeldin-resistant Arf-GEF family protein schizo isoform X1, which translates into the protein MSTVLGSVGDPAGLLDPDVETILEEKNQLISRQYAEIERLQRELNEVIGERDALLCEVSKFKFEREMTDLKRLHDDSFPSKMERPSQHSSNAGQVHSVGMHGVYSSGSQTSLTTSYITGQSYVQNQSYAHGPYTPSPSVRVYSHAGYSQPQSYGTMVQGYGGQPQPAYQQNHLKKGPVRNGDVLKRCRLQTAYELSQDLLDKQIEMLERKYGGVKARNAALTIQRAFRRYTLLKKFAAITAMAKAEKRLSRKLQETADRGCSAANEHERMVYHNQIYIQQPQTANRPMPIRSMSLRERRHVENSQSPIPRSQSGRCEVQIAGHQHANHNIHQTGRHTPSLAPSPCSRHQQLPPSPCWESSSQESGSSIHYYNPQEALCGLRQETPPRDLLRTPCTSPSTPHNLQNTVPQNWSSSSHLGSTGRSRGSAKKVPPEVPKRTSSITSRSMEPRHNGLSKSVENGSLSSVQSSGSDSTNCESSEGDAQRGSPVWKHKGISSSPEHQDCAGHATDSTAMINSVKDLGHSHASSSYQLPLMDHAETMPQTSYKVSETVRKRQYRVGLNLFNKKPERGISYLIRRGFLENSPQGVARFLISRKGLSKQMIGEYLGNLQNTFNMAVLECFSQELDLSGMQVDVALRKFQAYFRMPGEAQKIERLMEVFSQRYCQCNHDVVTRLRSPDTVFVLAFAIIMLNTDLHTPNLKPERRMRLEDFVKNLRGIDDCGDIDKDILVGIYERVKENEFKPGSDHVSQVMKVQATIVGKKPNMALPHRRLVCYCRLYEIPDIHKKERPGVHQREVFLFNDLLVVTKILSKKKNSVTYTFRQSFPLCGMVVTLFEVPHYPYGIRLSQRVDGKVLVTFNARNEHDRCKFVEDLRESISEMDEMETLRIETELERQKSSRSARGGAENRDSGVADVEICPCPGPCSDRSETIDMDTQLKRSALSNSLLDIHEQFAGEKPQRRGSVGSLDSGMSISFQSTSASSMSQGIKHPGQVHPIHPGSTIPGGAKGLAQQPSFLGGLFAKRERKLSQSEESGPYSRTTEV
- the siz gene encoding brefeldin-resistant Arf-GEF family protein schizo isoform X4; this translates as MSTVLGSVGDPAGLLDPDVETILEEKNQLISRQYAEIERLQRELNEVIGERDALLCEVSKFKFEREMTDLKRLHDDSFPSKMERPSQHSSNAGQVHSVGMHGVYSSGSQTSLTTSYITGQSYVQNQSYAHGPYTPSPSVRVYSHAGYSQPQSYGTMVQGYGGQPQPAYQQNHLKKGPVRNGDVLKRCRLQTAYELSQDLLDKQIEMLERKYGGVKARNAALTIQRAFRRYTLLKKFAAITAMAKAEKRLSRKLQETADRGCSAANEHERMVYHNQIYIQQPQTANRPMPIRSMSLRERRHVENSQSPIPRSQSGRCEVQIAGHQHANHNIHQTGRHTPSLAPSPCSRHQQLPPSPCWESSSQESGSSIHYYNPQEALCGLRQETPPRDLLRTPCTSPSTPHNLQNTVPQNWSSSSHLGSTGRSRGSAKKVPPEVPKRTSSITSRSMEPRHNGLSKSVENGSLSSVQSSGSDSTNCESSEGDAQRGSPVWKHKGISSSPEHQDCAGHATDSTAMINSVKDLGHSHASSSYQLPLMDHAETMPQTSYKVSETVRKRQYRVGLNLFNKKPERGISYLIRRGFLENSPQGVARFLISRKGLSKQMIGEYLGNLQNTFNMAVLECFSQELDLSGMQVDVALRKFQAYFRMPGEAQKIERLMEVFSQRYCQCNHDVVTRLRSPDTVFVLAFAIIMLNTDLHTPNLKPERRMRLEDFVKNLRGIDDCGDIDKDILVGIYERVKENEFKPGSDHVSQVMKVQATIVGKKPNMALPHRRLVCYCRLYEIPDIHKKERPGVHQREVFLFNDLLVVTKILSKKKNSVTYTFRQSFPLCGMVVTLFEVPHYPYGIRLSQRVDGKVLVTFNARNEHDRCKFVEDLRESISEMDEMETLRIETELERQKSSRSARGGAENRDSGVADVEICPCPGPCSDRSETIDMDTQLKRSALSNSLLDIHEQFAGEKPQRRGSVGSLDSGGLFAKRERKLSQSEESGPYSRTTEV
- the siz gene encoding brefeldin-resistant Arf-GEF family protein schizo isoform X7; this translates as MVVCVHGFLTGFPSKMERPSQHSSNAGQVHSVGMHGVYSSGSQTSLTTSYITGQSYVQNQSYAHGPYTPSPSVRVYSHAGYSQPQSYGTMVQGYGGQPQPAYQQNHLKKGPVRNGDVLKRCRLQTAYELSQDLLDKQIEMLERKYGGVKARNAALTIQRAFRRYTLLKKFAAITAMAKAEKRLSRKLQETADRGCSAANEHERMVYHNQIYIQQPQTANRPMPIRSMSLRERRHVENSQSPIPRSQSGRCEVQIAGHQHANHNIHQTGRHTPSLAPSPCSRHQQLPPSPCWESSSQESGSSIHYYNPQEALCGLRQETPPRDLLRTPCTSPSTPHNLQNTVPQNWSSSSHLGSTGRSRGSAKKVPPEVPKRTSSITSRSMEPRHNGLSKSVENGSLSSVQSSGSDSTNCESSEGDAQRGSPVWKHKGISSSPEHQDCAGHATDSTAMINSVKDLGHSHASSSYQLPLMDHAETMPQTSYKVSETVRKRQYRVGLNLFNKKPERGISYLIRRGFLENSPQGVARFLISRKGLSKQMIGEYLGNLQNTFNMAVLECFSQELDLSGMQVDVALRKFQAYFRMPGEAQKIERLMEVFSQRYCQCNHDVVTRLRSPDTVFVLAFAIIMLNTDLHTPNLKPERRMRLEDFVKNLRGIDDCGDIDKDILVGIYERVKENEFKPGSDHVSQVMKVQATIVGKKPNMALPHRRLVCYCRLYEIPDIHKKERPGVHQREVFLFNDLLVVTKILSKKKNSVTYTFRQSFPLCGMVVTLFEVPHYPYGIRLSQRVDGKVLVTFNARNEHDRCKFVEDLRESISEMDEMETLRIETELERQKSSRSARGGAENRDSGVADVEICPCPGPCSDRSETIDMDTQLKRSALSNSLLDIHEQFAGEKPQRRGSVGSLDSGMSISFQSTSASSMSQGIKHPGQVHPIHPGSTIPGGAKGLAQQPSFLGGLFAKRERKLSQSEESGPYSRTTEV
- the siz gene encoding brefeldin-resistant Arf-GEF family protein schizo isoform X6; protein product: MCFLVVFHRKCCYSFPSKMERPSQHSSNAGQVHSVGMHGVYSSGSQTSLTTSYITGQSYVQNQSYAHGPYTPSPSVRVYSHAGYSQPQSYGTMVQGYGGQPQPAYQQNHLKKGPVRNGDVLKRCRLQTAYELSQDLLDKQIEMLERKYGGVKARNAALTIQRAFRRYTLLKKFAAITAMAKAEKRLSRKLQETADRGCSAANEHERMVYHNQIYIQQPQTANRPMPIRSMSLRERRHVENSQSPIPRSQSGRCEVQIAGHQHANHNIHQTGRHTPSLAPSPCSRHQQLPPSPCWESSSQESGSSIHYYNPQEALCGLRQETPPRDLLRTPCTSPSTPHNLQNTVPQNWSSSSHLGSTGRSRGSAKKVPPEVPKRTSSITSRSMEPRHNGLSKSVENGSLSSVQSSGSDSTNCESSEGDAQRGSPVWKHKGISSSPEHQDCAGHATDSTAMINSVKDLGHSHASSSYQLPLMDHAETMPQTSYKVSETVRKRQYRVGLNLFNKKPERGISYLIRRGFLENSPQGVARFLISRKGLSKQMIGEYLGNLQNTFNMAVLECFSQELDLSGMQVDVALRKFQAYFRMPGEAQKIERLMEVFSQRYCQCNHDVVTRLRSPDTVFVLAFAIIMLNTDLHTPNLKPERRMRLEDFVKNLRGIDDCGDIDKDILVGIYERVKENEFKPGSDHVSQVMKVQATIVGKKPNMALPHRRLVCYCRLYEIPDIHKKERPGVHQREVFLFNDLLVVTKILSKKKNSVTYTFRQSFPLCGMVVTLFEVPHYPYGIRLSQRVDGKVLVTFNARNEHDRCKFVEDLRESISEMDEMETLRIETELERQKSSRSARGGAENRDSGVADVEICPCPGPCSDRSETIDMDTQLKRSALSNSLLDIHEQFAGEKPQRRGSVGSLDSGMSISFQSTSASSMSQGIKHPGQVHPIHPGSTIPGGAKGLAQQPSFLGGLFAKRERKLSQSEESGPYSRTTEV
- the siz gene encoding brefeldin-resistant Arf-GEF family protein schizo isoform X5, with the translated sequence MIHACTWCEHLRNQRVNFPSKMERPSQHSSNAGQVHSVGMHGVYSSGSQTSLTTSYITGQSYVQNQSYAHGPYTPSPSVRVYSHAGYSQPQSYGTMVQGYGGQPQPAYQQNHLKKGPVRNGDVLKRCRLQTAYELSQDLLDKQIEMLERKYGGVKARNAALTIQRAFRRYTLLKKFAAITAMAKAEKRLSRKLQETADRGCSAANEHERMVYHNQIYIQQPQTANRPMPIRSMSLRERRHVENSQSPIPRSQSGRCEVQIAGHQHANHNIHQTGRHTPSLAPSPCSRHQQLPPSPCWESSSQESGSSIHYYNPQEALCGLRQETPPRDLLRTPCTSPSTPHNLQNTVPQNWSSSSHLGSTGRSRGSAKKVPPEVPKRTSSITSRSMEPRHNGLSKSVENGSLSSVQSSGSDSTNCESSEGDAQRGSPVWKHKGISSSPEHQDCAGHATDSTAMINSVKDLGHSHASSSYQLPLMDHAETMPQTSYKVSETVRKRQYRVGLNLFNKKPERGISYLIRRGFLENSPQGVARFLISRKGLSKQMIGEYLGNLQNTFNMAVLECFSQELDLSGMQVDVALRKFQAYFRMPGEAQKIERLMEVFSQRYCQCNHDVVTRLRSPDTVFVLAFAIIMLNTDLHTPNLKPERRMRLEDFVKNLRGIDDCGDIDKDILVGIYERVKENEFKPGSDHVSQVMKVQATIVGKKPNMALPHRRLVCYCRLYEIPDIHKKERPGVHQREVFLFNDLLVVTKILSKKKNSVTYTFRQSFPLCGMVVTLFEVPHYPYGIRLSQRVDGKVLVTFNARNEHDRCKFVEDLRESISEMDEMETLRIETELERQKSSRSARGGAENRDSGVADVEICPCPGPCSDRSETIDMDTQLKRSALSNSLLDIHEQFAGEKPQRRGSVGSLDSGMSISFQSTSASSMSQGIKHPGQVHPIHPGSTIPGGAKGLAQQPSFLGGLFAKRERKLSQSEESGPYSRTTEV